The Accipiter gentilis chromosome 9, bAccGen1.1, whole genome shotgun sequence genome includes a region encoding these proteins:
- the LOC126043208 gene encoding nucleolar RNA helicase 2-like isoform X1 gives MPEAARFSASSGAESDPECPMETESALENSRRRHKKEKKEKKSKRHDKSRRRKTQTDESEQSEDEVDSPKLKKSRSRVKQNGAVREESPENTRLSSLSVKSTHRKRHNNSSETSSGDGDSDQEQEMTEEQKEGAFSNFPISKGTVQLLQARGVTYLFPVQVKTFDPVYSGKDVIAQARTGTGKTFSFAIPLIEKLQGDSQERRRGRSPKVLVLCPTRELANQVAKDFKDITRKLTVACFYGGTPYNGQIDLMRSGIDILVGTPGRIKDHLQNGKLDLTKVKHVVLDEVDQMLDMGFAEQVEDILRVAYKKDSEDNPQTLLFSATCPHWVYDVAKKYMKSRYEQIDLIGKRTQKAATTVEHLAIECHWSQRAAVIGDVIQVYSGSHGRTIVFCETKKEANELALNASIKQDCQSLHGDIPQKQREITLKGFRNGTFKVLVATNVAARGLDIPEVDLVVQSSPPKDVESYIHRSGRTGRAGRTGICICFYQRKEEHQLRYVEQKAGITFKRVGVPTATDIIKASSKDAIRCLDSVPQTAIEYFIEPARLVIQERGPVNALAAALAHISGATSIEQRSLLNSDAGFVTMILHCSEEINNMSYAWRRLRELLGDNVDRKVNRMCFLKGKMGVCFDIPAADQKEIEARWEDSKQWRLCVATELPELVESQRGGGGGGGNGRSFSSSRNGRRGSSGRNRFRSRGQKRSFDRAFDR, from the exons ATGCCTGAAGCCGCCCGGTTTAGCGCTAGCAGCGGGGCCGAGTCGGATCCCGAGTGCCCTATGGAGACCGAATCAGCCCTGGAAAACAGCCGGCGGCGGCACAAG aaggagaaaaaagagaagaaatccaAACGCCATGACAAATCTCGGAGGAGAAAGACTCAGACGGATGAAAGTGAGCAGTCGGAGGATGAAGTTGATTCCCCGAAACTCAAGAAATCAAGGAGTAGAGTTAAACAAAACGGTGCTGTGAGAGAAGAAAGCCCGGAGAACACGAGATTATCTTCCTTAAGCGTTAAATCCACCCACAGAAAACGGCACAATAACTCTAGTGAAACGTCAAGTGGTGACGGTGACAGTGATCAAGAGCAG GAGATgactgaagaacagaaagaggGTGCTTTCTCCAATTTTCCTATTTCCAAAGGGACTGTTCAGCTTCTTCAAG CTCGAGGAGTGACGTACCTGTTTCCCGTGCAAGTGAAGACCTTTGACCCAGTATATTCTGGCAAAGATGTAATTGCTCAGGCACGAACTGGAACGGGGAAAACATTCTCTTTTGCTATTCCCTTAATTGAAAAGCTTCAGGGAGACTCACAGGAAAGAAGAAGAGGCCGTTCACCAAAG GTACTAGTTCTGTGTCCAACAAGAGAGCTGGCAAACCAGGTTGCTAAAGATTTCAAGGACATCACAAGAAAGCTAACAGTAGCTTGTTTTTATGGAGGAACTCCATATAATGGACAAA TTGATCTCATGAGAAGTGGCATTGACATTTTGGTTGGGACACCTGGTCGAATCAAAGACCATCTTCAGAATGGCAAGCTGGACCTGACCAAGGTGAAACATGTTGTACTTGATGAAGTGGACCAGATGCTGGACATGGGATTTGCTGAACAAGTGGAAGACATTTTACGAGTTGCATACAAGAAGG aTTCTGAAGACAATCCCCAGACACTACTGTTTTCTGCAACTTGCCCACATTGGGTATATGACGTGGCTAAGAAATACATGAAGTCGAGATATGAACAGATTGACCTTATTGGGAAAAGAACTCAAAAGGCAGCTACGACAGTAGAA CATTTAGCAATAGAGTGTCACTGGTCTCAGAGAGCTGCAGTTATTGGAGATGTCATTCAGGTCTACAGTGGCAGCCACGGGAGGACCATCGTCTTCTGTGAGACCAAAAAGGAGGCAAATGAACTGGCTCTGAATGCTTCAATCAAACAG GATTGCCAGTCGTTGCATGGTGACATTCCTCAGAAGCAAAGAGAGATCACACTGAAAGGTTTTAGAAATGGCACATTTAAAGTTCTGGTTGCAACCAACGTAGCTGCCCGTGGTTTAGATATCCCTGAAGTTGACCTGGTTGTACAAAGTTCACCACCAAAG GATGTGGAGTCCTATATCCATCGTTCTGGACGCACAGGCCGGGCTGGACGAACTGGGATCTGTATCTGTTTTTATCAGCGAAAGGAAGAACATCAGTTAAGATATGTGGAACAAAAAGCG gGCATTACATTCAAGCGTGTTGGTGTTCCTACTGCAACAGATATAATAAAGGCTTCCAGCAAAGATGCCATCAG GTGTCTTGATTCTGTTCCTCAAACTGCTATTGAGTATTTCATAGAACCTGCTCGGTTGGTAATACAAGAAAGGGGACCAGTTAATGCTCTGGCTGCAGCTCTAGCCCATATTTCAGGTGCTACTTCCATTGAACAGCGCTCCCTGCTGAACTCAGATGCG GGATTTGTTACAATGATACTACACTGCTCTGAAGAAATAAACAATATGAGCTATGCTTGGCGAAGACTGCGAGAACTGTTGGGTGATAATGTTGACAGGAAAGTGAACAGAATGTGTTTCCTCAAGGGAAAAATG GGTGTGTGCTTTGATATTCCTGCAGCAGACCAAAAGGAAATAGAG GCAAGATGGGAAGATTCAAAACAGTGGCGTTTGTGCGTGGCAACTGAATTACCCGAGCTAGTAGAAtcgcagcgaggaggaggaggtggtggaggaaATGGCCGAAGCTTCTCGAGCTCCAGGAACGGGCGGCGTGGTAGCTCTGGTAGAAACAGATTCAGAAGCAGAGGCCAGAAACGAAGTTTTGACAGAGCATTCGATCGTTAA
- the LOC126043208 gene encoding nucleolar RNA helicase 2-like isoform X2 — MTEEQKEGAFSNFPISKGTVQLLQARGVTYLFPVQVKTFDPVYSGKDVIAQARTGTGKTFSFAIPLIEKLQGDSQERRRGRSPKVLVLCPTRELANQVAKDFKDITRKLTVACFYGGTPYNGQIDLMRSGIDILVGTPGRIKDHLQNGKLDLTKVKHVVLDEVDQMLDMGFAEQVEDILRVAYKKDSEDNPQTLLFSATCPHWVYDVAKKYMKSRYEQIDLIGKRTQKAATTVEHLAIECHWSQRAAVIGDVIQVYSGSHGRTIVFCETKKEANELALNASIKQDCQSLHGDIPQKQREITLKGFRNGTFKVLVATNVAARGLDIPEVDLVVQSSPPKDVESYIHRSGRTGRAGRTGICICFYQRKEEHQLRYVEQKAGITFKRVGVPTATDIIKASSKDAIRCLDSVPQTAIEYFIEPARLVIQERGPVNALAAALAHISGATSIEQRSLLNSDAGFVTMILHCSEEINNMSYAWRRLRELLGDNVDRKVNRMCFLKGKMGVCFDIPAADQKEIEARWEDSKQWRLCVATELPELVESQRGGGGGGGNGRSFSSSRNGRRGSSGRNRFRSRGQKRSFDRAFDR; from the exons ATgactgaagaacagaaagaggGTGCTTTCTCCAATTTTCCTATTTCCAAAGGGACTGTTCAGCTTCTTCAAG CTCGAGGAGTGACGTACCTGTTTCCCGTGCAAGTGAAGACCTTTGACCCAGTATATTCTGGCAAAGATGTAATTGCTCAGGCACGAACTGGAACGGGGAAAACATTCTCTTTTGCTATTCCCTTAATTGAAAAGCTTCAGGGAGACTCACAGGAAAGAAGAAGAGGCCGTTCACCAAAG GTACTAGTTCTGTGTCCAACAAGAGAGCTGGCAAACCAGGTTGCTAAAGATTTCAAGGACATCACAAGAAAGCTAACAGTAGCTTGTTTTTATGGAGGAACTCCATATAATGGACAAA TTGATCTCATGAGAAGTGGCATTGACATTTTGGTTGGGACACCTGGTCGAATCAAAGACCATCTTCAGAATGGCAAGCTGGACCTGACCAAGGTGAAACATGTTGTACTTGATGAAGTGGACCAGATGCTGGACATGGGATTTGCTGAACAAGTGGAAGACATTTTACGAGTTGCATACAAGAAGG aTTCTGAAGACAATCCCCAGACACTACTGTTTTCTGCAACTTGCCCACATTGGGTATATGACGTGGCTAAGAAATACATGAAGTCGAGATATGAACAGATTGACCTTATTGGGAAAAGAACTCAAAAGGCAGCTACGACAGTAGAA CATTTAGCAATAGAGTGTCACTGGTCTCAGAGAGCTGCAGTTATTGGAGATGTCATTCAGGTCTACAGTGGCAGCCACGGGAGGACCATCGTCTTCTGTGAGACCAAAAAGGAGGCAAATGAACTGGCTCTGAATGCTTCAATCAAACAG GATTGCCAGTCGTTGCATGGTGACATTCCTCAGAAGCAAAGAGAGATCACACTGAAAGGTTTTAGAAATGGCACATTTAAAGTTCTGGTTGCAACCAACGTAGCTGCCCGTGGTTTAGATATCCCTGAAGTTGACCTGGTTGTACAAAGTTCACCACCAAAG GATGTGGAGTCCTATATCCATCGTTCTGGACGCACAGGCCGGGCTGGACGAACTGGGATCTGTATCTGTTTTTATCAGCGAAAGGAAGAACATCAGTTAAGATATGTGGAACAAAAAGCG gGCATTACATTCAAGCGTGTTGGTGTTCCTACTGCAACAGATATAATAAAGGCTTCCAGCAAAGATGCCATCAG GTGTCTTGATTCTGTTCCTCAAACTGCTATTGAGTATTTCATAGAACCTGCTCGGTTGGTAATACAAGAAAGGGGACCAGTTAATGCTCTGGCTGCAGCTCTAGCCCATATTTCAGGTGCTACTTCCATTGAACAGCGCTCCCTGCTGAACTCAGATGCG GGATTTGTTACAATGATACTACACTGCTCTGAAGAAATAAACAATATGAGCTATGCTTGGCGAAGACTGCGAGAACTGTTGGGTGATAATGTTGACAGGAAAGTGAACAGAATGTGTTTCCTCAAGGGAAAAATG GGTGTGTGCTTTGATATTCCTGCAGCAGACCAAAAGGAAATAGAG GCAAGATGGGAAGATTCAAAACAGTGGCGTTTGTGCGTGGCAACTGAATTACCCGAGCTAGTAGAAtcgcagcgaggaggaggaggtggtggaggaaATGGCCGAAGCTTCTCGAGCTCCAGGAACGGGCGGCGTGGTAGCTCTGGTAGAAACAGATTCAGAAGCAGAGGCCAGAAACGAAGTTTTGACAGAGCATTCGATCGTTAA